From Erigeron canadensis isolate Cc75 chromosome 8, C_canadensis_v1, whole genome shotgun sequence, one genomic window encodes:
- the LOC122610564 gene encoding uncharacterized protein LOC122610564: MRVVPKVWKRLVTTFLSMFLCIFNYALLSSVVFFLWSAVFWETYLNIGFLALDFLYCLIFIDLAIYWQIASVISVLENGPQDVIMTKANNLMKGKKKVALRISAIMYLFFAGIVLMYMVFVFDDGPKMVLVWKIMIGIMCFVLLMITLLLMMVVQTMLYLVCKAHHGEVVDPVSLSTYLGAYLSDSQPPVFRVGEVIQLGRPQNRPTSQV; this comes from the coding sequence ATGAGAGTCGTTCCAAAAGTCTGGAAACGACTCGTGACCACTTTCTTGAGTATGTTCCTATGTATCTTCAACTACGCCTTACTCTCATCTGTCGTGTTCTTCTTATGGAGTGCCGTTTTTTGGGAAACATATTTGAACATCGGATTTTTGGCCCTTGACTTTCTTTATTGCTTAATATTCATTGACTTGGCTATTTATTGGCAGATTGCTAGCGTGATTTCCGTTCTTGAAAATGGACCTCAAGACGTGATCATGACCAAAGCAAATAATCTcatgaaaggaaaaaagaaagttGCATTAAGAATTTCGGCAATAATGTATCTCTTTTTTGCAGGTATTGTGCTTATGTACATGGTGTTTGTGTTTGATGATGGCCCTAAAATGGTTCTTGTGTGGAAAATAATGATTGGgataatgtgttttgttttgttaatgatCACACTTCTTTTAATGATGGTGGTTCAAACCATGCTTTATCTAGTCTGCAAAGCGCATCATGGAGAAGTTGTCGATCCAGTAAGCTTATCGACATATTTAGGTGCTTATTTGAGTGACTCTCAGCCACCGGTGTTTAGAGTTGGTGAAGTTATTCAGCTTGGAAGACCTCAAAATCGACCTACGTCTCAAGTTTAG
- the LOC122578614 gene encoding uncharacterized protein LOC122578614 has product MDRNEEDMKNIGFFGIFKQSFKTIFKYTKLFTQITLTFILPLSIIFLAHTTISNRFFSRIENSYLDNYDYNRRNVTVSDWLYFWLFKVIYFTFLTVFSLLATAAVVFTIASVYADRDVVFRHVFKVVPRIWKRLVVTFVVIYLAMFLYNVIYGVIVFLTRAVFGYSTLGAVIFLILFVVYVYGFLYLSVVWQLASVVSVLENNQGIKAMRKGKELLYGKKKSGMGIAFVLYGILVGILLVYELYVQFGDHLVGLAMIWRVIIGISCCLVLMMVFLLFMVTQTVLYLVCKSYHREAIDKLSLSTFLGAYTEETVVYPKPEEIQLGRAQPQQVAQEV; this is encoded by the exons atggatcgAAATGAAGAAGATATGAAAAACATTGGATTTTTCGGCATCTTTAAACAATCTTTTAAAACAATCTTTAAATATACTAAATTATTTACACAAATTACCCTCACTTTTATCCTTCCTCTGTCAATCATTTTCTTAGCTCACACCACAATATCAAACCGTTTTTTTTCAAGGATCGAAAATAGTTATCTCGATAATTATGATTATAATCGTCGTAACGTAACTGTTTCCGACTGGCTATATTTTTGGCTATTTAAAgtaatttattttacatttttaaccgTTTTCTCTCTCCTTGCAACCGCCGCGGTTGTATTTACAATCGCGTCGGTTTATGCTGACCGTGATGTCGTATTTCGACATGTTTTTAAAGTTGTTCCTAGGATATGGAAACGGTTGGTTGTTACGTTTGTGGTTATATACCTTgctatgtttttatataacgTTATTTATGGTGTAATTGTGTTTTTAACTAGAGCTGTATTTGGTTATTCGACTTTGGGTGCGGTTATCTTCCTTATTCTGTTCGTTGTGTATGTTTATGGGTTTTTGTATTTGAGTGTTGTTTGGCAATTAGCTAGTGTTGTTTCTGTTTTGGAAAATAATCAAGGAATTAAAGCCATGAGAAAAG GTAAGGAATTGTTGTATGGCAAAAAGAAATCCGGAATGGGGATTGCATTTGTGCTATACGGGATTTTGGTTGGTATACTCTTGGTCTACGAGTTGTATGTGCAATTTGGTGATCACCTTGTGGGATTGGCGATGATTTGGCGAGTGATAATCGGAATATCGTGTTGCCTAGTGCTTATGATggtgtttttgttgtttatggTGACACAAACGGTTTTGTACCTTGTGTGCAAATCATATCATCGGGAAGCGATTGATAAGCTAAGTTTGTCGACGTTTCTAGGCGCTTATACGGAGGAGACGGTGGTGTATCCTAAACCTGAGGAGATTCAGCTAGGAAGAGCTCAACCACAACAGGTAGCTCAAGAGGTTTGA
- the LOC122610565 gene encoding uncharacterized protein LOC122610565, protein MDKDQSEMQNIGFFGVFKETFKAIFSWKKIFAQITVTFILPLSFVFFAHIIFGDILKWGMAEEEFIEDPYYHHKDEWSRWVGYWVFKILYMTFFFLFYLLSTAAIVYTIANVYTGSDVTFKKVVKIVPKVWKRLAFTFVWSYVCFFIYNAVCGIALFFWASIMSETTFDIIVFWVMFLLYGIGFVYITAVWQLASVVSVLESSYGWGAMKKGNALIRGKRWLSWFVFFALYFIFVVILIVFYICLWNYTNYSLIIAIVCLFLLTILFLVAYVAQTMLYLVCKSHHGESIDKVGLSTQLEGYLDQTEPVSYENRDIELGRT, encoded by the coding sequence ATGGATAAAGATCAATCAGAGATGCAAAATATAGGTTTCTTCGGCGTTTTTAAAGAAACTTTCAAGGCCATCTTCTCATGGAAGAAAATCTTCGCTCAAATCACCGTAACTTTCATCCTACCACTTTCCTTCGTCTTCTTTGCTCACATCATCTTTGGTGACATACTCAAATGGGGTATGGCGGAGGAAGAATTTATTGAAGATCCCTACTATCATCATAAGGATGAATGGTCTCGATGGGTCGGATATtgggtttttaaaattttatatatgaccttcttttttctattttatcttCTTTCCACCGCTGCCATCGTATACACTATAGCCAATGTGTACACAGGCAGCGATGTGACATTCAAGAAAGTCGTGAAAATCGTGCCTAAAGTTTGGAAGAGACTTGCTTTTACTTTTGTGTGGAGTTACGTATGTTTCTTTATCTACAATGCAGTGTGTGGGATAGCGCTTTTCTTCTGGGCAAGTATTATGTCAGAGACGACGTTTGACATAATTGTATTTTGGGTCATGTTTCTTCTCTATGGCATTGGATTTGTCTATATAACAGCGGTTTGGCAATTGGCTAGCGTTGTTTCGGTTTTAGAAAGCTCATATGGATGGGGAGCAATGAAGAAAGGAAATGCCCTCATTAGAGGGAAAAGGTGGTTATCATGGTTCGTATTCTTTGCGTTATACTTCATTTTCGTGGTCATATTGATCGTGTTCTACATATGTCTTTGGAACTATACAAATTACAGCTTGATCATTGCAATCGTGTGTCTCTTCCTACTCACGATCTTGTTCCTAGTCGCGTATGTGGCTCAGACTATGCTTTATCTTGTGTGCAAATCTCATCATGGTGAATCGATTGATAAAGTGGGTTTGTCAACTCAACTTGAAGGTTATCTCGATCAAACCGAGCCCGTTTCCTACGAAAACAGGGATATTGAACTAGGACGCACTTAA